In one window of Episyrphus balteatus chromosome 3, idEpiBalt1.1, whole genome shotgun sequence DNA:
- the LOC129915427 gene encoding protein obstructor-E isoform X2, with the protein MNKCMIVFVALFGAALAQDSFKCPDDFGFYPHEKSCDKYWKCDNSVAELKTCGNGLAFDATDEKFLAENCDYLHNVDCGDRSQLEPPISSPHCSRLYGIFPDEQKCDVFWNCWNGEPSRYQCSPGLAYDRDSRVCMWADQVPECRNEEVANGFSCPAAGEISNSGSFSRHAHPEDCRKYYICLDGVAREYGCPIGTVFKIGDGEGTGNCEDPEDVPGCVDYYGDVDLKALKKIGY; encoded by the exons atgaacaagtgtatgattgtttttgttGCCCTCTTTGGAGCCG ctTTGGCCCAAGATTCATTTAAATGTCCTGATGATTTTGGATTTTATCCACACGAAAAATCCTGCGACAAATACTGGAAGTGTGATAATAGTGTTGCTGAATTAAAGACCTGCGGTAATGGTTTGGCTTTTGATGCTACCGATGAGAAATTCTTGGCTGAGAACTGTGACTATTTGCACAATGTTGATTGCGGCGATCGTTCACAATTGG AACCACCAATTTCCTCTCCTCACTGTTCCCGATTGTACGGTATCTTCCCCGATGAACAAAAATGTGATGTCTTCTGGAACTGTTGGAACGGTGAACCCTCAAGATACCAATGTTCTCCCGGTCTTGCTTACGATCGTGATTCTCGTGTGTGCATGTGGGCTGATCAAGTACCAGAATGCAGAAAtgaag aaGTTGCCAATGGATTCTCTTGCCCTGCTGCTGGTGAAATCTCAAACTCAGGCTCCTTCTCTCGTCATGCCCATCCAGAGGATTGCCGTAAATACTACATCTGTTTAGATGGTGTTGCCCGTGAATATGGTTGCCCAATTGGTACAGTCTTCAAAATTGGTGATGGTGAAGGTACCGGAAACTGTGAAGATCCCGAAGATGTTCCCGGATG tGTGGATTACTATGGTGATGTTGATCTGaaggctttgaaaaaaataggatATTAA
- the LOC129915427 gene encoding protein obstructor-E isoform X1 has translation MNKCMIVFVALFGAALAQDSFKCPDDFGFYPHEKSCDKYWKCDNSVAELKTCGNGLAFDATDEKFLAENCDYLHNVDCGDRSQLEPPISSPHCSRLYGIFPDEQKCDVFWNCWNGEPSRYQCSPGLAYDRDSRVCMWADQVPECRNEEVANGFSCPAAGEISNSGSFSRHAHPEDCRKYYICLDGVAREYGCPIGTVFKIGDGEGTGNCEDPEDVPGCEDYYGDLDLKSIRKSELLAGLHTPEARNKAPKVKATPAKEA, from the exons atgaacaagtgtatgattgtttttgttGCCCTCTTTGGAGCCG ctTTGGCCCAAGATTCATTTAAATGTCCTGATGATTTTGGATTTTATCCACACGAAAAATCCTGCGACAAATACTGGAAGTGTGATAATAGTGTTGCTGAATTAAAGACCTGCGGTAATGGTTTGGCTTTTGATGCTACCGATGAGAAATTCTTGGCTGAGAACTGTGACTATTTGCACAATGTTGATTGCGGCGATCGTTCACAATTGG AACCACCAATTTCCTCTCCTCACTGTTCCCGATTGTACGGTATCTTCCCCGATGAACAAAAATGTGATGTCTTCTGGAACTGTTGGAACGGTGAACCCTCAAGATACCAATGTTCTCCCGGTCTTGCTTACGATCGTGATTCTCGTGTGTGCATGTGGGCTGATCAAGTACCAGAATGCAGAAAtgaag aaGTTGCCAATGGATTCTCTTGCCCTGCTGCTGGTGAAATCTCAAACTCAGGCTCCTTCTCTCGTCATGCCCATCCAGAGGATTGCCGTAAATACTACATCTGTTTAGATGGTGTTGCCCGTGAATATGGTTGCCCAATTGGTACAGTCTTCAAAATTGGTGATGGTGAAGGTACCGGAAACTGTGAAGATCCCGAAGATGTTCCCGGATG TGAAGACTACTACGGTGACTTGGATTTGAAGAGCATTCGTAAAAGTGAACTCTTAGCTGGACTTCATACACCCGAAGCACGTAACAAAGCACCCAAAGTAAAAGCCACTCCTGCCAAGGAAGCGTAA